From Micromonospora echinospora:
GTCACCGTCGCCGCCCAGCAGATCGCCCTGGTGGTCGCGCTCAACCAGGTCACCTACGGCCGGACCGCCGACGTCGGTGTCTACAACCTGGCGCAGACCGTCTACTTCCTGCCCTGGGCGGTGCTGGCGGTGCCGCTGGCGGTGGCCGCGTACCCGACGCTCGTGGCGGCCCGGGCCGGCGGCGACGAACGTGCCTACCGGGAGACGCTCGCCCCGGCGGTACGCGGCGTGGTGCTGTTCAGCCTGCTCGGCGCCGCCGCGCTCGTCGGCACCGCGATCCCGGTCGGGCACTTCTTCTTCGCCGACCCGCTCGACGCGCGCACCGCCGCCGCCGGGATCGCCGGATTCGCGCCCGGCCTGCTCGGCTACGGCCTGTTCGCGGTGCTGACCCGCGCCCTGTACGCGCGCGGCGAGACCCGCGCGGCCATCGTCGCCACCGCGCTCGGCTGGCTCAGCGTGCCCGCGTTCGCCGTCCTGTTCGCCCAGGCGCTGCCACTGGCCGACCGGGTCCTCGCGGTGGCGCTGGCGACCTCCGCCGGCATGGTGCTGCTCGGCGCGCTGCTGATCGCCGCCGTACGGCGTGCCGCCGGCGCCGAGGCGCTCGCCGGCGTCGGGCGAGCCGGCGTCGCCGGGCTGCTGGCCGCCGCCGTCGCCGCGACCGGCGGGACGGCCGTCGCGGCGGGACTCGCCGCGCTCGGTGACGGCACCCCGACGACACCGTGGGCCCTCGCGCAGGGCATGCTGTCCGGGGTCGTGGTCGGTGTCCTGTTCCTCGCCGTCGCCTGGCTGACCGACGCCCGCGACCTGCGGCCGCTGCTCGCGGCCGTGACCCGCCGGCTGGGCCGGCGACGCCCGGCCGACGGGGACGACGGCCCGCCGGCGCAGCAGCACCCCGGCGAGCGGGGCGACGGAAAGGAGACCGTTTCCTCATGACGGACGCCTCGCCCGCACCGCGCTGGCCCGGGTCGGTGGCCCTGGTGCTGGCCTCCAGCACCGGCGGAGTCGGGCAGCACGTGCGCTCGATCGTCGGAGGACTAACCGAGGCCGGAGCGTCGGTGCTGGTGTGCGGGCCGGCCGCCACCGAGGAGCAGTTCGGCTTCACCGGCGCCGGCGCCCGGTTCACCCCCGTGGAGATCCCGGCCAGCCCCACGCCGGGCGACGCGCGCGCGGTCACCGCGCTGCGCCGGGCGCTCGCGGACACGCCCGTCGACGTGGTGCACGCGCACGGGCTGCGCGCCGGCCTGGTCGCCGCGCTCGCCCGCCCCGCCGCCCCGCTCGTCGTCACCTGGCACAACGCGGTCCTCGCCACCGGGCTGCGCGGCGTGGCGTCCCGGCTGGTCGAGCGGATCGTCGCCCGCGCCGCCCGGGTCGCCCTGGGTGCCTCCGCCGACCTGGTCGAGCGCGCCGCCGCGCTGGGCGCCGCCGACGCGCGCCTGGCCCCGGTCGCCGCGCCCACCCTGCCCGCGCCGCGCCGCCGCCGCGCCGCCGTCCGCGCCGAGTTCGGCGTCACCGCCGACCGTCCGCTGATCCTCTCGGTGGGCCGGCTGCACCCGCAGAAGCGGTACGACGTGCTCATCGACGCCGCCGCCCGCTGGCGAACCCGTACCCCGGCCCCGGCCGTGGTGATCGCCGGCAGCGGGCCCGCGTACCTGCCGCTGGCCGCCCGGATCTCGGCCGCCCGCGCGCCGGTCACGCTGCTCGGGCACCGGACCGACGTGGCGGACCTGCTGGCCGGCGCCGACCTCGCGGTGGTGACCAGCGACTGGGAGGCCCGGCAGCTGTTCGCGCAGGAAGCGCTGCGCGCCGGCGTACCGCTCGTCGCGACCGCCGTCGGCGGGCTGCCGGAGCTGGTCGGCGACGGGGCCGTGCTGGTGCCACCCGGGGACGTGGACGCCGTCGACGCGGCCGTGCGCGACCTGCTCGACGACCCGGCCCGCCGGGCCGAGCTGGGCCGCCGGGGCACCGCCCGCGCCGCGACCTGGCCCACCGAGGCGGACACCGTGGCCGCCCTCGCCGACCTCTACGCCGAGCTGACACCCCAGCACTCCGCCGGGAACCGCTGATGCTGCGCCGACTGACCCCGGTCCTGCTGACCCTGGTCGTGGTGGCGCTGGGCATCACCGCGCTGGCCGCCCGGCCGGACGACGGCGCGCACCGGCCCGGCGCCGACTTCGTGGTCCTCGTCGGCGCGGCCGGCCTGCGCTGGGACGACGTCGACCCGGAGAACACGCCGACGCTGTGGCGGATGGCCGAGCAGGGCGCGATCGGCTCCCTGTCGGTGCGTTCCGCGCACCGGCCCACCTGCCCGGTCGACGGCTGGCTCACCCTCGGCGCCGGGAACTTCGCCGCCTGGCCCGGCGCCCGTCCGGGCGGTGGCTGCCCGGCCGCCGGCGTGACTGTCGAACGGCCCGACGGCATCGGCGCGAACCTGCCCGACCAGCCGAGCGTCGTGGCGCACAACCAGGAACAGCTCGCCTGGGGCGCCAAGCCCGGCGCGCTGGCCGAGTCGGTGCGTTGCTCGGTGGCGGTGGGGCCGGGCGCCGCCGTGGCCGCCGCCCGTCCGTTCGGCCGGGTCGACAGGTACGCGCCCACGCTTCCCGAGAACGCGGCGGACCTGCTCGGCTCCTGCGTGCTGAGCATCGTCGACGTCGGCACCGTCGACGACGACGACCCGGTCGCACGGGCGGCCCAGGCGCGGCAGGCCGACGTCCGGCTGGCCCGGGTGCTCGCCGCCCGGCCGCCGCGCTCGCTGGTGCTGGTCGCGGGCGTCTCGGACACCGACTCCCCGGCGCGGCTGCACGTCGCGATCGCCGACGGCCCCGGCTGGGACGGTGGCTGGCTGACCTCGCCGAGCACCGCCCGCTCCGGCTATCTGCAACTCGTCGACCTGGCCCCGACGGTGCTCGCCGTGCTCGACCGGACGGCCCCGGACCGGGCCTTCGTCGGTCGGCCCGCGGTCACAGTCGACGACCGGCCCGACGACCTGCGGGCCGCGATCGAGGCGCCGGCCGACGCGGACCGGGAGGCCGCCGCCCAACGGCGCGTCGCCGGCTGGTTCTTCACCCTGCTCGCCGCCGCCCAGCTGGCCCTCGCGGTGGCGGTGCTGCCGCTGCTGCGCCGGGCCCGCCGGCACGCCGGACCGCACGGGCCCGAACCGGTGTCCCGGCGCGTCGTGGCGGTGGTGGAGCTGCTGCTGATCGCCGCCGCGCTCGCCGTGCCCGCGGCGCTGCTGGCCGACGCCGTGCCCTGGTGGCGCGGCAGCCACGCCGGCCTGTGGTACGCCTCGGTGACCGCGCTGCTCGTCGTCGGCGGCACCGCGCTGGTCCGGTTCAGCCCCGGGCACGAGCGCACGCTCGGCCCGCTCGGCGCGGTCGCCGGGCTGGCCGCCCTCGTGGTCGGCGTGGACGTGCTCACCGGCTCCCGGTTGCAGCTCAACGGCGTGGTCGGCTATTCCGCGCTGGAGGGCGGCCGGTACGCCGGGCTGGGCACCGTCGGGCTGGGCGTGTTCGTCGCCGGTTCACTGCTGTGCGGCGGCTGGCTCGCCCAGCGGTTCCGCAAGGGCTGGCGGCCGATGGTGATGGTGGCCGTCGGCGGACTGGCAGTGGTGGTCGTGGGCAGCCCGTACCTGGGCGCCGACTCGATCGGCGCGATCGCGCTCACCGCCGGGGTCAGCGTGGCGGCCGCCATCTGCACCGGCGGCTGGCTCACCGTGAGCCGGCTGGCCTGGGCCACCATGGCCGCGCTCGCGGTCACCATCGGCTTCGCCCTGGTCGACCTGGGCCGGCCCGCCGAGGAGCGGGGGAGCCTGGGCCGGTTCCTGGCCGCGCTCGGCGACGGCACCGGCGGGCTCACCGTGCACCGCTCCGGCGACTCCAACATCCAGACGCTGGTGAACAGCCCGCTCACCGTGCTTGCCCTGGCCGGGGCGGCGCTGGTCTGGCTGGCGTTGCTCCAGCCGTGGGGCGGGCTGATGCGGCTGTTCGGCATCTACCCGGCGATCCGGGCGGCGATGGCCGGCACCGCCGTGGCCGTCGGGCTGGGCGGCGTGCTGGGCGGCTCGGCGCTGGACGTGGCCGGTGCGGCGGCGGCGCTCGTGGTGCCCATGGCGGCGCTGTCGGCCCTGCGGGTGCTCGACCACTCCACCGACCGTACGTTGCCCGACAGCGGCCGTCCCGGCGGCGAGGCCGGCGCGGTCCCGCCGGGCGGCCCGGACAGCTCCTCCCGGGGAGGCGCAGCTGCCGACGGCCCCGCCGGCGACGGTGCGGGTAGCGGCCGGTCGGCGGACGACGGGCTGGCCGGTGACGGGGCGGGTAGCGGCCGGTCGGCGGACGACGGCCCAGTCGGTGGCGGAGCGGGCGATCCGGGGGAGGCCGGGGAGCCGGCCGGACCGGATCGGCAGGGCCCTGCCGGCAGCGAGCCGCCGAACGGGCCGCCCGCCGCCAGGGCGCGGGTCCCCGTACAGCCGACCCCGACGTCCTCGGAGATCCCCGCCGGCTGACCCGGCGCGCGCGTGCCGTCCGGTAGGTGAGCCCCCGCCCCCGCCAGGTCGGGGAAGTGGCGGGGTCGAGGCCGGGCGGAAGGCACCACATCGGCGAGGTGGTGTCGATCAAGGGCCGGACCGTGCGAGACCGTGCGGAACCCGGGCCGGACCGGGCCGGCGGAGCGCCCCACGAGCGCCGTGGGACGGCCGGCACCGGCCTCACGTGCGCCGACAGCGGGTGCGACGCCGGCTCACGGTCCGGATGGTGTTACCGTGGAATCCCGTGGATCGCGTGATCACTTGTCTGATCGGCACGGCGGTTCGCACGACCGCTACGGACGACACGGGAGCAGGCCTTGGCCCCTACAGCACGGACGACCAGGCACATTTTCGTCACCGGGGGCGTCGCCTCCTCGCTGGGTAAGGGCCTCACCGCCTCCAGCCTCGGCAGTCTGCTGACCGCGCGCGGACTGCGCGTGGTGATGCAGAAGCTCGACCCGTACCTGAACGTCGACCCCGGCACGATGAACCCCTTCCAGCACGGCGAGGTCTTCATCACCGAGGACGGCGCCGAGACCGACCTCGACGTCGGCCACTACGAGCGGTTCCTCGACCGGGACCTCTCCGGCAAGGCGAACGTCACCACCGGGCAGATCTACTCGGCGGTGATCGCCAAGGAGCGGCGCGGGGAGTACCTCGGCGACACGGTGCAGGTCATCCCGCACATCACCAACGAGATCAAGGCCCGCATCCGCGGCATGGCCGACCCGGACGCCGACGGCCAGGTCCCGGACGTCGTGATCACCGAGGTCGGCGGCACGGTCGGCGACATCGAGTCGCTGCCGTTCCTGGAGTCGATCCGGCAGATCCGCCACGACCTGGGCCGGGACAACTGCTTCTACCTGCACGTGTCGCTGGTGCCGTACCTGGCGCCGTCGGGCGAGCTGAAGACCAAGCCGACCCAGCACTCGGTGGCGCAGCTGCGCAGCATCGGCATCCAGCCCGACGCTCTGGTGCTGCGCTGCGACCGGGAGATCCCGGACAAGGTCAAGGAGAAGCTGTCGCTGTACTGCGACGTCGACCGGGAGGCGGTCACCGCCGCCCCGGACGCGCCGAGCATCTACGACATCCCGAAGGTGCTGCACCGCGAGGGCCTCGACGCGTACGTGGTGCGCCGGCTCGGCCTGTCGTTCCGCGACGTCGACTGGACCCGCTGGGACGACCTGCTGGAGCGGGTGCACCAGCCGCGGCACACGATCACCGTCGCGCTCGTCGGCAAGTACGTCGACCTGCCCGACGCGTACCTGTCGGTCAGCGAGGCGATCCGGGCGGCCGGGTTCGGCCACCGCGCCCGGGTGAAGCTCAAGTGGGTGCCCAGCGACGACTGCGTCACAGCAGCCGGCGCGGCGGCCGCCCTGTCCGGCGTCGACGGCATCGTGATTCCCGGCGGCTTCGGCGTACGCGGCATCGAGGGCAAGGTCGGCACCGCCCGGTACGCGCGGGAGAACGGCATCCCGCTGCTCGGCCTCTGCCTCGGCCTGCAGTGCATGACCATCGAGGTGGCCCGTCACCTGGCCAACCTCGACGGGGCGAACTCCCTGGAGTTCGACGAGGAGGCCGTGCACCCGGTCATCGCCACCATGGCCGACCAGGAGGACATCGTGGCCGGCCGCGGCGACCTGGGCGGCACCATGCGGCTCGGGGCGTACCCGGCGAAGCTGGCCGAGGGGTCGATCGTCGCCGAGGCGTACGGCAGCACCGAGGTCAGCGAGCGGCACCGCCACCGGTACGAGGTGAACAACGCCTACCGGGACCAGCTCACCAAGGCCGGGCTGACCATCTCCGGCACCTCGCCGGACGGGCGGCTCGTGGAGTTCGTCGAGCTGGACCGCAACCTGCACCCGTTCTTCGTGGCCACTCAGGCGCACCCGGAGCTCAAGAGCCGCCCCACCCGCCCGCACCCGCTGTTCGCCGCGTTCGTCGGCGCCGCCGTGGCGTACTCGCAGGCCGACCAGCTGCCGGTGGACCTGGACGGCGCGTTGAAGAAGGCCGGCCGCGGCGGCGCGGCGAAGGCCTCGGCCAAGTGAGCGGGCGGACCGCGCGAGCGGGCGGGGAGGCGGCGTGAGCGGCGTCGAGCACCGGTACGAGGTGACCGCGCGCCGCCAGATCTGGTCCGGCCGGATCTTCTCGGTGGTCAGCGACGATGTCACCATGCCCGGTGGCGGCGAGGCGACCCGGGACTACGTGCGGCACGTCGGCGCGGTCGCCGTGGTGGCGCTCGACGACGCCGGTCAGGTGGTGCTGATCCGCCAGTACCGGCACCCGGTCGGCCGGCACCTGTGGGAGCTGCCCGCCGGGCTGATGGACGTCGGCGGCGAGGACCTGGCCGTCGCGGCGCTGCGGGAGCTGGCCGAGGAGGCGGACCTGACCGCCGGGCGCGTGGACGTGCTCGTGGACCTGCACAGCTCGCCCGGCTTCGCCGACGAGGTGGTCCGGGTGTTCCTGGCCCGCGAGCTGGCCGAGGTGCCGGCGGAGCAGCGGCACGACCGGCACGACGAGGAGGCCGACCTCCAGGTGGTCCGCGTGGACCTCGACGAGGCGGTGCGGATGGTGCTGGCCGGTGAGATCACCAACGCGTCCTGCGTGGCCGGGCTGCTCGCCGCGGCCCGCGCCCGCGAGACCGGCTTCACCGAGCTGCGTCGGCCGGAGGCGCCGCTGCCGCGCTGATCGGGAACCGACGACGAAGGGGCCGCGCGGCGCTGTGCGCCGGGCGGCCCCTTTTCGTTCCGGTGGTCAGTCGCGCAGCGGGCGGCCCTGCCCGTCGACACCGCCGTTGACGAGGATCAGGATGCCGTCGACGAGGCCCCAGATCGCGCCGATACCGCACGTCACGAGCGTGACGATGAGCTGGATGACACCGGTCTTGGTGTCGCCCATGTAGAACCGGCCGATGCCGAAGCCGCCGAGGAGGATCTGGAGCACACCCGCGACGACCTTGCTCTTGTCCGAGACGCCCTGCGGGTACTGCTGGTAAGGAGTGGTCATGAGCGGACACAATAGTGATCGACTCGCGTCCTGTCGGCCCCGGCACTCCGTTCGTGGAAGGATATTTACCGAACTCTGTCCTGTCGGCTGATGACGTCTCCACCGGCCAGTCTGATGCACGCCTGACACACCGTCAGCACCAGCGGGCACCGGATGTCACAGTGTCGCCGTCCGTGGGCTTCCCACGGCTCTAGACTGCCGCCGGCGGGACCGGTGTACCGCGCCGGCAACGGAGCCGGCGCGGCGCCGCGCAGTCGGGGGTGAGCAGCCCCGGAGGAAGGTGTCTGCATCGTGAAGGTCGGAATCCCCCGCGAGGTCAAGAACCACGAGTACCGGGTAGCGATCACGCCCGCGGGCGTCAACGAGTTCACCCGCCACGGCCACGAGGTCTTCGTCGAGGCCGGCGCCGGCGTCGGCTCCAGCATCACCGACGACGAGTTCGCCGCCGCCGGCGCGAAGATCCTGGCCACCGCCGACGAGGTGTGGGACACCGCCGAGCTGGTCCTCAAGGTCAAGGAGCCGATCGCCGAGGAGTACCACCGGATGCACGAGGGGCAGGTGCTCTTCACGTACCTGCACCTGGCCGCCTCCCGCGAGTGCACCGACGCGCTGGTCGACCGCAAGGTCACCGGCATCGCGTACGAGACCGTCGAGCTGCCCGACCGGTCGCTGCCGCTGCTCGCCCCGATGTCCGAGGTGGCCGGCCGGCTCGCCCCGCAGGTGGGCGCCTTCTACATGATGCGCACCGGCGGCGGGCGGGGCGTGCTGCCCGGCGGCGTCTCCGGCGTGTACGCGGCCAAGACCGTGGTCATCGGCGCGGGCGTGTCCGGCCTCAACGCCGCCGCCATCGCGCTGGGCCTGCAGTCCGAGGTGCTGCTGCTGGACAAGAACGTGGCCCGGCTGCGCCAGGCCGACGCCATCTACCGGGGCCACCTGCAGACCGTCGCCTCCAACGCGTACGAGATCGAGCGGGCCGTGCTCGACGCGGACCTGGTCATCGGCGCGGTGCTGGTGCCCGGCGCGAAGGCCCCGAAGCTCATCTCCAACGAGCTGGTCTCCCGGATGAAGCCGGGCAGCGTGCTCGTCGACATCGCCATCGACCAGGGCGGCTGCTTCGAGGACTCGCGCCCGACCACGCACGCCGAACCGGTCTACAAAGTGCACGACTCGATCTTCTACTGCGTGGCGAACATGCCCGGCGCGGTGCCGAACACCAGCACCTACGCGCTCACGAACGTCACCCTGCCGTACGCCCTCGAACTGGCCAACCAGGGCTGGCAGCAGGCGCTGCGCAACGACCCGGCGCTGGCGCTGGGCCTCAACACCCACGCCGGCAAGGTCGTCTACGGCCCGGTCGCCGAGGCGCACGGCATGGACGTGCTGCCGCTGGACGAGGTGCTGAACTGACCGACACCGTGGTGCGCAGGGCCGGCGCGGAACCCGCGCCGGCCCTGCGCCGCGCGGTCCGCACGTACCTGGACCACCTCACCGTCGAGCGCGGGCTGTCCGCGAACACGCTCGCCTCGTACCGCCGGGACCTGGACCGCTACCTGGCCACGCTGGCCGCGGCCGGGGTGACCGACCTGGCCGCCGCCGGACCCGCGCAGGTCGAGGCCCACCTGGCCCGGCTGCGCGCCGGCGACGACGACCACCCGCCGCTCGCCGTCTCCTCCGCCGCCCGCGCCGCCAGCGCGGTACGCGGCCTGCACCGCTTCGCGCTGCGCGAAGGGCTCGCCGCCGCCGACCCCAGCCGCGACGTCCGCCCGCCCGCGCCGCCGCGCCGGCTGCCCCGGGCGCTGCCCGTGGACGCGGTCCTGCGGCTGCTGGAGGCCGCCGACCTGCCCGGCGCCACCGGCGACGCCGCCGCCCGCGCGCTGCGCGACCGCGCGCTGCTGGAATTCCTGTACGGCACCGGCGCGCGCATCTCCGAGGCGGTCGGCGCGGCGGTCGACGACCTGGACCTCGACGCCGGCGCCGTGCTGCTGCGCGGCAAGGGCGGCCGGACCCGGCTGGTCCCGGTCGGCGGGTACGCGGCCGACGCGCTGCGCGCCTGGCTGGTCCGGGGCCGCCCGGCGCTGCTCGCGGCCGGACGCGGCACCCACGCGGTCTTCGTCAACGCCCGCGGCGGCCCGCTCACCCGGCAGGGCGCCTGGGCCGTGCTGCGCGCCGCCGCCGGCCGGGCCGGCCTGCCGGTCGACGGCCCCGACGCGATCTCCCCGCACACGCTGCGCCACTCGTACGCCACGCACCTGCTCGACGGCGGCGCGGACGTGCGCGTGGTGCAGGAGCTGCTCGGCCACGCCTCGGTGACCACCACCCAGGTCTACACGCT
This genomic window contains:
- a CDS encoding site-specific tyrosine recombinase XerD, giving the protein MRRAGAEPAPALRRAVRTYLDHLTVERGLSANTLASYRRDLDRYLATLAAAGVTDLAAAGPAQVEAHLARLRAGDDDHPPLAVSSAARAASAVRGLHRFALREGLAAADPSRDVRPPAPPRRLPRALPVDAVLRLLEAADLPGATGDAAARALRDRALLEFLYGTGARISEAVGAAVDDLDLDAGAVLLRGKGGRTRLVPVGGYAADALRAWLVRGRPALLAAGRGTHAVFVNARGGPLTRQGAWAVLRAAAGRAGLPVDGPDAISPHTLRHSYATHLLDGGADVRVVQELLGHASVTTTQVYTLVTVERLREVYATAHPRAR
- a CDS encoding TM2 domain-containing protein, with translation MLPRTECRGRQDASRSLLCPLMTTPYQQYPQGVSDKSKVVAGVLQILLGGFGIGRFYMGDTKTGVIQLIVTLVTCGIGAIWGLVDGILILVNGGVDGQGRPLRD
- the murJ gene encoding murein biosynthesis integral membrane protein MurJ, whose amino-acid sequence is MTKPAPLAAAGRVAGAAALIAVLTVVSRLAGFGRTAVFTWTLSTSDLGGAYLVANYVPNFIFEIVAGGALASLVVPLLAGAVEAGDRRAVAATTGALLTWTLTLLIPLAVLVAVFADPLPGLIGDGLSEAQQASGARMLRVFAPQLPLYGVGIVLTGVLQAHRRFAWPVIAPLLSSITVIGVYLAFTATEGRLATIGGAGRGGELLLSAGTTLGVVVLSLSLLIPLRRLRLRIRPGYRFPADARARVGGLAVAGVVTVAAQQIALVVALNQVTYGRTADVGVYNLAQTVYFLPWAVLAVPLAVAAYPTLVAARAGGDERAYRETLAPAVRGVVLFSLLGAAALVGTAIPVGHFFFADPLDARTAAAGIAGFAPGLLGYGLFAVLTRALYARGETRAAIVATALGWLSVPAFAVLFAQALPLADRVLAVALATSAGMVLLGALLIAAVRRAAGAEALAGVGRAGVAGLLAAAVAATGGTAVAAGLAALGDGTPTTPWALAQGMLSGVVVGVLFLAVAWLTDARDLRPLLAAVTRRLGRRRPADGDDGPPAQQHPGERGDGKETVSS
- a CDS encoding CTP synthase encodes the protein MAPTARTTRHIFVTGGVASSLGKGLTASSLGSLLTARGLRVVMQKLDPYLNVDPGTMNPFQHGEVFITEDGAETDLDVGHYERFLDRDLSGKANVTTGQIYSAVIAKERRGEYLGDTVQVIPHITNEIKARIRGMADPDADGQVPDVVITEVGGTVGDIESLPFLESIRQIRHDLGRDNCFYLHVSLVPYLAPSGELKTKPTQHSVAQLRSIGIQPDALVLRCDREIPDKVKEKLSLYCDVDREAVTAAPDAPSIYDIPKVLHREGLDAYVVRRLGLSFRDVDWTRWDDLLERVHQPRHTITVALVGKYVDLPDAYLSVSEAIRAAGFGHRARVKLKWVPSDDCVTAAGAAAALSGVDGIVIPGGFGVRGIEGKVGTARYARENGIPLLGLCLGLQCMTIEVARHLANLDGANSLEFDEEAVHPVIATMADQEDIVAGRGDLGGTMRLGAYPAKLAEGSIVAEAYGSTEVSERHRHRYEVNNAYRDQLTKAGLTISGTSPDGRLVEFVELDRNLHPFFVATQAHPELKSRPTRPHPLFAAFVGAAVAYSQADQLPVDLDGALKKAGRGGAAKASAK
- a CDS encoding glycosyltransferase family 4 protein, which codes for MTDASPAPRWPGSVALVLASSTGGVGQHVRSIVGGLTEAGASVLVCGPAATEEQFGFTGAGARFTPVEIPASPTPGDARAVTALRRALADTPVDVVHAHGLRAGLVAALARPAAPLVVTWHNAVLATGLRGVASRLVERIVARAARVALGASADLVERAAALGAADARLAPVAAPTLPAPRRRRAAVRAEFGVTADRPLILSVGRLHPQKRYDVLIDAAARWRTRTPAPAVVIAGSGPAYLPLAARISAARAPVTLLGHRTDVADLLAGADLAVVTSDWEARQLFAQEALRAGVPLVATAVGGLPELVGDGAVLVPPGDVDAVDAAVRDLLDDPARRAELGRRGTARAATWPTEADTVAALADLYAELTPQHSAGNR
- the ald gene encoding alanine dehydrogenase, producing MKVGIPREVKNHEYRVAITPAGVNEFTRHGHEVFVEAGAGVGSSITDDEFAAAGAKILATADEVWDTAELVLKVKEPIAEEYHRMHEGQVLFTYLHLAASRECTDALVDRKVTGIAYETVELPDRSLPLLAPMSEVAGRLAPQVGAFYMMRTGGGRGVLPGGVSGVYAAKTVVIGAGVSGLNAAAIALGLQSEVLLLDKNVARLRQADAIYRGHLQTVASNAYEIERAVLDADLVIGAVLVPGAKAPKLISNELVSRMKPGSVLVDIAIDQGGCFEDSRPTTHAEPVYKVHDSIFYCVANMPGAVPNTSTYALTNVTLPYALELANQGWQQALRNDPALALGLNTHAGKVVYGPVAEAHGMDVLPLDEVLN
- a CDS encoding NUDIX domain-containing protein — encoded protein: MSGVEHRYEVTARRQIWSGRIFSVVSDDVTMPGGGEATRDYVRHVGAVAVVALDDAGQVVLIRQYRHPVGRHLWELPAGLMDVGGEDLAVAALRELAEEADLTAGRVDVLVDLHSSPGFADEVVRVFLARELAEVPAEQRHDRHDEEADLQVVRVDLDEAVRMVLAGEITNASCVAGLLAAARARETGFTELRRPEAPLPR